Part of the Henckelia pumila isolate YLH828 chromosome 2, ASM3356847v2, whole genome shotgun sequence genome is shown below.
aattagatccaaatttattttttccttttgttttgaaccacatatatttttatatatcttACTATAATAACATAATAGACTAACTAATTTTCAATTAACTTATAAAAATTGAGATAAAATTAGGATTATATACTAAATTAATTCACAATAAAACTATGTATATTATTCctgtttaattaaaaaaaactattatctttcctttttaaaaaaaaaaaacttttctcTTGACTTCCAATCAATTTGATGAAGCTTTGACAAATTTTACATAAATACTCCTCAAATCATCCTTTTCTTTAAACGTTATCTAAAAATTATCTCCAATTCTATCTCACACTAGTTCATTAATATTGTTTGTCACATTatctgtatttttttaaaattttaaattactaaatactttttaaattttttaatttatacgTATACGCACTCACGGGGAATACAAATATAtgttaaaattgaattaaaatcaaataaaataagagAGACATTATGAACTCCAAATTAACAAATCTTATTGTTAATTCAATACGATAAcacagaaacaaaaaaaaaaaaaaaaaaggatataATATTGATAATAATTTGAATTAAACTCATGAAAACGGTGGATTATATATATGCCCGGCCCATGTTGATTAAGCCACCTGATCCATTTTCACTTCCACCGGAGCAGCCGGGTTCACTTCCACAGGAGCATCCGGGTTGACTTCCACGTCATCCTTAACCTTCCCCTCCAAAAGCCCGACTTTCTGGGGCTTCTCCACCCCCTCTATCTCAAACGCCGAGGTGGGGAATGTACGGTACAGTCCGGCCGGAGTCTTGAAGGTGATCTTCCCGGTGGGAGGATCTTCGACGGAGATCTCACTGAGATTGACCCAAAGAAGAAGCTCCTTAGCTTTGACGCCAGTGAGTTTCTTGATCTTGTTGGGCTCGGCGTAGGCCGTCACCTCTCTGGCGTACTGGACGGGCTTGCCGATTTTCTCGAACCTGTGTTCGCACTTCttcttctgtatgagccaaacgAAGCCAGTGTCTTTGACGTAGCCACACTCCTCGATGTCTTGCAGGGGGAGGAGCCCATTGGGCAGCCCAACTTCCGTCAGCAAGAACCTGGATTTCTCAGTGCATATGTCGTGCCCGTGGTACAGCTCAGATGcgcttgctcggatttcatctgTTATCTGAGACATTTCTTTTTTGCTCTTGAGTAATAGTGTTATTTCTGAGTGATTTGTGGAGAGGATCGTGTGCAGTGGTGTATTTATATATAGTGAGTGAGTGAGTGAGTATGGCAACTTTTGGTTTGCCTTTTTTCTGTAACTTCTAAAATACCCCTTCTAATTTCTTCACCTTCCATCTATTTATGACGAGTCAAACTAAATTTTCAACAGTTTTTTCAATTCTTCTAACTTTGTTTACGTATAATTAATTAGTATGGTTTTCACGAATTTATAAGCTTTTCCTTAAAAAAAACTGTGAAGTTGTTATGAAAAAGTCTTCTAAGCCTTTGAGTTCAATCTAACTTATTAGTATTACCCTAACTATAAATCTAATATCTTATGATTTatcacgtcaacaatatatcattaattacgcCAATGTGTATAGATGTGAGTTATTAGATGAATGATTTGGGTACTACCATTTAGCCTTAATCATGTAAGAATACAATCGAATTCGAAAATCGAGTGGAGTTTTCATCCAATGAAGTGAAGTTTCAGTTTTTAGTAGATTAATTACGCGAAATTCTTATTTGTTTGGATGAATTTACTCACATTGACACGCATCTGATTTCGCTCAAATCAAATTATCTCTTAATTTTCTTCTGAATCGTGAATTCAAAATTTTCCCATAAATTAGATTCCAgcgaaattaattaattgtgaTAAAATACAAAGGGAAGGGAAGGGGCAAAGAAGGAAACCTTGAGAATTGAGCATGAGTTAGTTGTAAATTTAAGGATAATTAAGGAAGGGAAGTGGCAGTTGGCAGGGGGGAATGACATTAAcatttgtgtttgtgttgcggTTGGGAGCTAGTGTGAGGCGACAAATTAAAGATGTGGCCAATTCATATTTATTCTTCTTATTTAATACTCtacccacacacacacaccaccactacaatcaaatcaaacatttataaGTCGgctaaattatattttattatagagTAAATGTATTTTGATACACAAACTATttataaaatgtcaaattaatACACGAACTATTGAAAATAGCTTAATTGATACATTATCCAAAAAAaagtcaattttacccttaatatgaattaatattatattaattaattttaaaatattatatttattaaaaattaatatatatataataataataataataataataataataataataataataataataaacaattgTACACAACAAATATTGTAATATAttgaaatgataaaaatatatatcaccGAATTCTGTTGATTTTatgtttaaatgatttaaacaaacataatcatcattttagtttttcaatatttggtacaaaaattttcaacattaaagattatatcataaaaaaacaaattt
Proteins encoded:
- the LOC140884791 gene encoding uncharacterized protein, whose protein sequence is MSQITDEIRASASELYHGHDICTEKSRFLLTEVGLPNGLLPLQDIEECGYVKDTGFVWLIQKKKCEHRFEKIGKPVQYAREVTAYAEPNKIKKLTGVKAKELLLWVNLSEISVEDPPTGKITFKTPAGLYRTFPTSAFEIEGVEKPQKVGLLEGKVKDDVEVNPDAPVEVNPAAPVEVKMDQVA